The genomic window GCACGAAGATCATCGGCAGGAAGCGCCCGAAGGCCATTGCGAGGCCGAGCGCGGTGTCGTAGAACGGCGTGTTCACGGTGAGCCCGGCGAACGCCGACCCGTTGTTGTTCGCCGCGCTGGTGAAGGCGTAGAGCACTTCGGAGAAGCCGTGCGGGCCGGTGTTGAGCATCGCGGCGCGCGGCCCCGGGAACGCCGTCGCGACGGCCGTGCCGGTCAGCACGATCACCGGGGTGACGAGGAAGTACAGCGACGCGAGCTTCATCTCCCGGGCGCCGATCTTCTTGCCCATGTACTCGGGAGTCCGGCCGACCATGAGGCCCGCGACGAACACCGTGATGATCGCGAGGACGAGCATCCCGTACAGGCCCGAGCCGGTGCCGCCGGGCGCGACCTCGCCGACCATCATGTTCAGCAGGAGCGCGGCGCCGCCGAGGCTCGTGTACGAGTCGTGGGACGAGTCCACGGCGCCCGTCGAGGTCAGCGTCGTCGCGGTGGCGAACACGGCCGAGTCCAGGACGCCGAACCGCTGCTCGGTGCCCTCCGCCGCCGCCCCGGCCGCCGTCGGCACGGTGCCGTGGTGGACGCCCTGCGCGGTCATCGTCGCCGTGACGCTGAGCACCGCGAGCACGGCCATCACCGCGACGATCGCGTACCCCTGCCGCTTCTGCCCGACCATCCGGCCGAACGTGCGCGGCAGCGAGAACGCGAGGACGAGCAGCAGGAACACTTCGATCCAGTTCGTCCAGGCCGTCGGATTCTCGAAGGGGTGCGCCGAGTTGGCGTTGAAGAAGCCGCCGCCGTTCGTCCCGAGCTCCTTGATCGCCTCCTGCGAGGCGACCGGCCCGCCGGTCACGGTCTGGGACGCGCCCGTCAGCGTGTGGACGGTGTGCGGGCCGGCCAGGTTCTGGACCGTGCCACCCGCGATCAGCACGACCGCGCCGACGAGCGCGATCGGCAGCAGGACGCGCACCGTGCCCCGGACGAGGTCGACCCAGAAGTTGCCCAGCTCCCCCGTCCGGGTGCGGACGAGACCGCGCACGAACGCGACGGCGACGGCCATCCCGACGGCGGCGGACACGAAGTTCTGCACCGCGAGGCCCGCCATCTGCACCAGGTGGCCCATCGTGGTCTCGCCCGCGTACGCCTGCCAGTTCGTGTTCGTCACGAAGCTGACAGCGGTGTTCCAGGCGACGTGGTCCCGCACGCCGGGGAGCCCGAGGCTCCACGGCAGGCGGCTCTGGACGCGCTGGAACCCGTACAGGAACAGGACCGAGACCGCCGAGAACGCGAGGACGCTCCGCAGGTAGACCGGCCACCGCTGCTCGGCGTCCGCGTCCACGCCGACGAGCCGGTAGATG from Actinomadura rubteroloni includes these protein-coding regions:
- the kdpA gene encoding potassium-transporting ATPase subunit KdpA yields the protein MGPTAAGILFPASLIVALAVVHVPLGDHMYRVYSATRHLAVERRIYRLVGVDADAEQRWPVYLRSVLAFSAVSVLFLYGFQRVQSRLPWSLGLPGVRDHVAWNTAVSFVTNTNWQAYAGETTMGHLVQMAGLAVQNFVSAAVGMAVAVAFVRGLVRTRTGELGNFWVDLVRGTVRVLLPIALVGAVVLIAGGTVQNLAGPHTVHTLTGASQTVTGGPVASQEAIKELGTNGGGFFNANSAHPFENPTAWTNWIEVFLLLVLAFSLPRTFGRMVGQKRQGYAIVAVMAVLAVLSVTATMTAQGVHHGTVPTAAGAAAEGTEQRFGVLDSAVFATATTLTSTGAVDSSHDSYTSLGGAALLLNMMVGEVAPGGTGSGLYGMLVLAIITVFVAGLMVGRTPEYMGKKIGAREMKLASLYFLVTPVIVLTGTAVATAFPGPRAAMLNTGPHGFSEVLYAFTSAANNNGSAFAGLTVNTPFYDTALGLAMAFGRFLPMIFVLALAGSLAAQRAVPESDGTLPTHRPQFVGMVAGVTLVLVALTFVPALALGPLAEGIH